In Gulosibacter molinativorax, a single window of DNA contains:
- a CDS encoding multicopper oxidase domain-containing protein → MTLSPSRPAETDAAPGRGFRFMRDIPTALWLLLTLVAIFAHRDLPEPRWLMIHLLLLGAITHAILTWSEYFSFALLRTRATRRDQRLQNIRLTASNLGAVLVLIGVPTGVWALTAIGASALVAAVLWHALAIVRRARGSLPGKFGKTVRYYVASASLLAIGSVLGAIIARGDAAPQLSLSHALINVLGWVGITVAGTVVTLWPTILRTRADDAAPVWASRALPALTIGVLVAALGAGVANLPLLALGLAGYLAGLGMIGMSLARAARNAPPRSVASLSVGLALSWWAGCVAVLLVGTIVAFATDAGFATVSELVYSLVPYLAAGFAAQVLVGALSYLIPVVLGGGPRPVRVGTEAFDRLGPLRLTVANASLVVYALPVSSLMRVVASILYVLAMGSFLVVMFAAMRAQRKAKQESASTGRVVRTKADTKADTGIAPGRRAGQALTGLITVVLAMVIAAALDPIGAGWGSGATGDADAPVTTVQVDAADMTFTPNVLEVPAGNRLVIELTNTDATQVHDLVLANGVKSDRLAPGETATIDAGVITADVEGWCSIVGHRQMGMTLTIQATGATQESASSASGSDGSGIDLAADPGPGFAPYEASLPPLPDQDGPATHEVTLTVIDQEIEVAPGVTQTLWVYNGSAPGPTLHGRVGDTFIITLVNDGAMGHSIDFHAGAFAPDEPMRTIPPGEQLTYTFTATRAGIWMYHCSTAPISAHIANGMYGAVVIEPDVLPAVDRSYVLVQGEYYLGDHAGGEVDTAKIEDRSPDLVVFNGYANQYDHAPLEATVGERVRIWVLDAGVERPSTFHVIGGQFDTVWKEGAYSIDNTPGVGAQAMDLLPGQGGFVELTFPESGNYPFVTHLMVDAEHGAHGILAVAPSD, encoded by the coding sequence ATGACGCTCTCGCCTTCCCGACCGGCCGAGACCGACGCGGCCCCGGGGCGCGGGTTCCGGTTCATGCGAGATATTCCGACCGCGCTGTGGCTCCTGCTCACGCTCGTCGCGATCTTCGCGCATCGAGATCTCCCGGAGCCGCGCTGGCTCATGATCCACCTGCTGCTGCTCGGCGCGATCACGCACGCGATCCTCACGTGGAGCGAGTACTTCTCGTTTGCGCTGCTGCGCACCCGCGCGACGCGGCGCGACCAACGGCTCCAGAACATCCGCCTCACCGCTTCGAACCTGGGCGCCGTGCTCGTGCTCATTGGCGTGCCGACAGGCGTCTGGGCGCTCACGGCGATCGGCGCGTCCGCGCTCGTGGCCGCGGTGTTGTGGCACGCTTTGGCGATCGTCCGCCGCGCCCGCGGGAGCCTGCCGGGGAAGTTTGGCAAGACCGTCCGCTACTACGTGGCCTCGGCAAGCCTGCTGGCGATCGGCAGCGTGCTCGGCGCCATCATCGCGCGAGGTGATGCCGCGCCTCAGCTCTCCCTCTCGCACGCCCTCATCAACGTCCTCGGCTGGGTGGGCATCACGGTTGCGGGCACCGTCGTGACGCTCTGGCCGACCATTCTCCGCACCCGAGCCGACGACGCCGCGCCAGTGTGGGCCTCGCGCGCCCTCCCCGCGCTGACGATCGGTGTGCTGGTCGCCGCGCTTGGGGCAGGCGTGGCCAACTTGCCGCTCCTCGCCCTCGGGCTCGCGGGATACCTCGCAGGGCTCGGGATGATCGGGATGTCGCTCGCCCGCGCCGCGCGCAACGCACCGCCTCGTAGCGTCGCATCACTGTCGGTGGGCCTCGCGTTATCGTGGTGGGCCGGATGCGTCGCCGTCCTGCTGGTTGGCACGATCGTCGCCTTCGCGACCGACGCCGGTTTTGCCACCGTCAGCGAGCTCGTCTATAGCCTCGTTCCCTACCTCGCTGCCGGGTTTGCGGCGCAGGTGCTCGTCGGCGCGCTGAGCTACCTCATTCCCGTCGTCCTCGGTGGCGGCCCGCGTCCCGTGCGCGTCGGCACCGAAGCATTCGATCGCCTCGGCCCGCTCCGGCTGACCGTCGCGAATGCCTCCCTCGTCGTCTACGCGCTGCCGGTATCCAGCCTGATGCGCGTCGTGGCGTCAATCCTGTACGTGCTTGCGATGGGCTCGTTCCTCGTGGTCATGTTCGCGGCCATGCGGGCCCAGCGAAAGGCGAAGCAGGAAAGCGCATCCACCGGCCGCGTCGTCCGGACGAAGGCCGACACGAAGGCCGACACGGGTATCGCGCCCGGTCGCCGTGCCGGTCAGGCCCTGACGGGGCTCATCACGGTCGTCCTCGCGATGGTCATCGCGGCGGCACTCGACCCGATCGGCGCGGGCTGGGGCTCTGGGGCGACTGGCGATGCGGATGCGCCGGTGACGACCGTTCAGGTCGATGCGGCCGACATGACCTTCACCCCGAATGTCCTCGAGGTGCCCGCGGGCAACCGCCTCGTCATCGAGCTGACGAACACGGATGCGACCCAGGTGCACGATCTCGTGCTCGCGAACGGCGTCAAGAGCGATCGTCTCGCGCCCGGCGAGACCGCCACAATCGATGCCGGGGTGATCACCGCAGACGTGGAGGGCTGGTGCTCAATCGTCGGGCACCGGCAAATGGGCATGACCCTGACCATCCAGGCGACCGGAGCGACGCAGGAATCAGCGAGCAGCGCATCCGGCAGCGACGGCTCCGGCATCGATCTCGCCGCCGACCCTGGCCCCGGCTTCGCGCCCTACGAGGCGAGCCTCCCGCCCCTGCCGGATCAGGATGGGCCGGCCACCCACGAGGTCACCCTCACTGTGATCGACCAGGAAATCGAGGTAGCGCCGGGAGTCACGCAGACGCTGTGGGTGTACAACGGCAGCGCGCCCGGTCCGACCCTGCACGGCCGCGTTGGTGACACCTTCATCATCACGCTCGTCAATGACGGGGCGATGGGCCACTCGATTGACTTCCATGCGGGTGCGTTCGCGCCCGACGAGCCGATGCGAACGATCCCGCCGGGCGAGCAGCTGACGTACACCTTCACCGCGACTCGCGCGGGTATCTGGATGTACCACTGCTCAACGGCGCCGATCTCGGCACACATCGCCAACGGGATGTACGGTGCGGTCGTGATTGAGCCCGACGTCCTGCCTGCGGTGGACCGCAGCTACGTGCTCGTGCAGGGCGAGTACTACCTCGGCGATCACGCCGGCGGTGAGGTCGACACGGCCAAGATCGAGGACCGCTCACCCGACCTCGTCGTGTTCAACGGCTACGCGAACCAATACGACCACGCGCCGCTCGAGGCCACCGTCGGCGAACGCGTGCGCATCTGGGTACTGGATGCGGGCGTCGAACGACCCTCGACCTTCCACGTCATCGGCGGCCAATTCGACACCGTGTGGAAGGAGGGCGCCTACTCGATCGACAACACCCCGGGGGTCGGTGCCCAGGCGATGGACCTGTTGCCCGGACAGGGCGGCTTCGTGGAACTCACCTTCCCGGAGTCCGGCAACTACCCGTTCGTCACACACCTCATGGTCGATGCCGAGCACGGCGCCCACGGCATCCTCGCGGTCGCGCCGAGCGACTAA